A region from the Benincasa hispida cultivar B227 chromosome 8, ASM972705v1, whole genome shotgun sequence genome encodes:
- the LOC120082544 gene encoding protein GID8 homolog, with protein MSLFWIVIRQFAENEAMATSKKVITREEWEKKLNDVKIRKEDMNKLVMNFLVTEGYVDAAEKFRMESGAEPEIDLATITDRMAVKKAVQCGNVEDAIEKVNDLNPEILDTNPQLFFHLQQQRLIELIRNGKVEEALEFAQEELAPRGEENESFLEELERTVALLAFEDVSNCPVRDLLDISQRLKTASEVNAAILTSQSHEKDPKLPSLLKMLMWAQDQLDEKAAYPRINDLSTAMLEDPPV; from the exons ATGTCATTGTTCTGGATTGTGATTCGTCAATTTGCAGAGAACGAAGCGATG GCCACATCAAAGAAAGTCATTACAAGGGAAGAGTGGGAGAAGAAGCTTAATGACGTAAAGATTAGGAAAGAAGACATGAATAAGTTGGTAATGAATTTCCTCGTCACTGAAGGTTATGTTGATGCAGCTGAGAAATTCCGGATGGAATCTGGAGCTGAGC CAGAAATAGATCTTGCAACCATAACAGATAGAATGGCCGTTAAGAAGGCAGTACAATGCGGCAATGTTGAGGATGCAATTGAGAAAGTGAATGATTTAAATCCTGAG ATATTGGATACAAATCCCCAATTGTTTTTCCATCTTCAACAGCAAAGGTTGATAGAACTAATTCGTAATGGAAAAGTAGAAGAAGCTCTTGAATTTGCTCAGGAGGAGCTTGCACCAAGGGGAGAAGAAAAT GAAAGCTTCTTGGAAGAGTTGGAGAGAACAGTTGCTTTACTTGCTTTTGAAGATGTTTCCAACTGTCCCGTGCGAGACCTTCTGGACATCTCTCAGCGCTTGAAGACAGCAAGTGAAGTTAATGCAGCCATCTTAACAAGTCAGAGTCATGAAAAAG ATCCAAAACTGCCAAGCTTGTTGAAGATGTTAATGTGGGCACAGGACCAACTTGATGAGAAAGCCGCTTATCCTCGAATAAATGATTTATCCACGGCTATGCTTGAAGATCCTCCTGTTTGA